From bacterium, the proteins below share one genomic window:
- the murJ gene encoding murein biosynthesis integral membrane protein MurJ: MTIPISKHKSVIKSASVVSSLTMVSRILGYLRDAVIGYAFGGNKWYTDIFFLSFEIPNFCRRLLGEGALSAAFISVFTDYLTNKEKKDAWEFASNVVNLLFLLTATLVILGIILTPVLVYILIPGYRHNQLAIATAIKLTRIMFPYLGFIAFAALFMGILNSLRHFAMPAATPIFLNLSMIIAAIWISPLFGSNLENRLTGLALGVIIGGFLQAAVQVPVALKKGMHYTVRFNYRHPGVIRVAKMLIPAVFGLAITQINLAVDKICASLVGEGTISALYYGNRLVELPESVFGIAIAVAVMPVLATHAAKKEFLELKETLAYGLRLAMFLTIPAAVGLIILRIPILSFLFERGMFTAQATEGAAVALLFYSLGLFSFAAVKIVVPVFYALEDVWVPVKVGFIAVAVNTVLNLSLMWSMKQGGLALATTISSTVNWVLLLYLLRKRVGLLGLKKVTNSFLRILAASAVMGLGCYVINGWYVAHIPISGFIAKLVYISVVIGVSAIIFLGASWGFSVHELQDIWQIIRNKILLGRRKSI, from the coding sequence GTGACAATTCCTATCTCTAAACATAAATCCGTAATCAAGTCAGCGTCGGTAGTCAGTTCCCTAACGATGGTCAGTCGTATCCTTGGGTATCTGCGGGATGCGGTTATCGGGTATGCGTTTGGTGGAAATAAATGGTATACCGACATCTTCTTTTTAAGTTTTGAAATTCCGAATTTCTGTCGTCGTCTTTTGGGAGAAGGCGCGTTATCCGCTGCGTTCATTTCCGTTTTCACCGATTATCTGACCAATAAAGAGAAAAAAGATGCTTGGGAATTCGCGAGTAATGTCGTAAACCTACTATTTCTGCTCACCGCAACGCTGGTTATCCTCGGGATTATTCTAACCCCGGTATTAGTGTATATTCTTATCCCTGGATATCGGCATAACCAACTGGCAATTGCCACCGCAATTAAATTGACTAGAATAATGTTCCCGTATTTAGGATTTATCGCATTTGCGGCGTTGTTTATGGGAATCCTCAATTCACTGCGGCATTTTGCGATGCCAGCAGCTACGCCGATATTTCTGAATCTATCCATGATAATCGCCGCGATATGGATATCGCCGTTATTCGGTTCGAATCTCGAAAACCGGTTAACCGGGCTGGCGTTAGGCGTTATCATTGGCGGATTCTTGCAAGCTGCAGTTCAGGTACCGGTTGCGCTGAAAAAAGGTATGCACTATACCGTTCGATTTAACTATCGGCATCCGGGCGTGATTCGCGTAGCGAAAATGCTTATCCCAGCGGTGTTCGGACTGGCGATAACTCAGATAAATCTCGCCGTAGATAAAATCTGTGCGTCTCTCGTCGGCGAAGGAACAATCTCTGCGTTATACTACGGGAACCGATTGGTTGAACTTCCGGAATCGGTGTTCGGGATAGCGATTGCGGTTGCGGTTATGCCGGTGCTCGCTACCCATGCGGCAAAAAAAGAGTTTCTGGAATTGAAGGAAACCTTAGCGTATGGATTACGATTAGCTATGTTTTTAACGATACCTGCTGCGGTCGGCTTGATCATTCTTCGGATACCAATCCTCAGTTTCCTATTCGAACGTGGAATGTTTACCGCTCAAGCTACGGAAGGCGCAGCGGTAGCGTTACTATTTTATTCGCTTGGATTATTCTCGTTTGCAGCGGTGAAAATTGTCGTTCCGGTATTCTATGCGCTAGAAGATGTTTGGGTACCGGTTAAAGTTGGGTTCATTGCCGTCGCTGTCAATACGGTATTAAACTTATCCCTGATGTGGTCAATGAAACAAGGCGGATTAGCGTTAGCGACCACGATTTCATCTACCGTAAACTGGGTATTACTCCTATACCTTCTGCGGAAACGAGTCGGATTACTCGGGCTGAAGAAAGTAACGAATTCGTTTCTACGCATACTTGCTGCGAGTGCGGTTATGGGTCTCGGCTGTTATGTTATCAATGGGTGGTATGTAGCACATATACCTATCAGTGGATTCATTGCGAAACTGGTTTATATAAGCGTAGTTATCGGAGTTAGCGCAATTATTTTTCTCGGTGCGTCGTGGGGATTTAGCGTCCACGAACTGCAGGATATCTGGCAGATTATCCGCAATAAAATTTTATTAGGGAGGAGGAAGTCTATATGA
- a CDS encoding zinc ribbon domain-containing protein, translating into MKQLIISFLLGSMLIVGTISISGCTAVVVGGAAGAGGYWYAKNYRACPYCKKQIRKDASVCPYCQRAVTPIPKDQR; encoded by the coding sequence ATGAAACAACTGATTATCTCGTTCTTATTGGGAAGTATGTTAATCGTAGGAACAATATCTATTAGCGGGTGTACTGCGGTGGTAGTTGGTGGTGCGGCGGGTGCTGGTGGATATTGGTATGCGAAGAATTATCGGGCGTGTCCGTATTGTAAGAAACAGATTCGGAAAGATGCCTCGGTATGTCCATATTGCCAGCGAGCGGTTACCCCGATTCCGAAAGACCAACGGTAA
- the dnaX gene encoding DNA polymerase III subunit gamma/tau, which translates to MGYLVFARRYRPQTFDEVIGQEHITRMLAGSIAANRIGHAYLFSGPRGVGKTSTARILAKALNCVTGPTATPCNQCDNCTSITEGSNLDIIEIDAASNRGIDDIRQLREYVRLVPTGGSRYKVYIIDEVHMLTPEAFNALLKTLEEPPAHAIFVLATTEKQKVPATIISRCQQCDFKRISVANIVKQLDRIVSSEPSIEISNDEKQAILYTVARSASGSMRDAESLFDQLISFTGGKPTLEQTIALLGTIPSQILYELLEHVAAQEIPAAIMKLDALIDQGIEYETFLDDMLQYVRSLMLLQVVDANSPQLDLTDEEKHLRIEQSKKFKLSQLLQMMKLTTAAKEQLRKTIPGRVVIEMLILDFIELKQTIPLPELVDRVKSLQKQGERGNPIPSSGSGANSADLFKGQPESAEPNLEKKTVPTFEVSGESTLSAFISHWDDIRKVISQTKPTLSAHLSDAQPLRIDGDTLVLGFQNANGFHKRAVEQPESRQLVESVITRMCGKSFRIKGELIAAAPKPEKTVPIPIVQPKARPEEAVLQEPTIKKIINLFGISDVKVKKKLGIEEKPENY; encoded by the coding sequence ATGGGATATCTGGTTTTTGCGCGGCGGTATCGACCGCAGACGTTTGATGAGGTTATCGGGCAAGAGCATATCACCCGCATGCTAGCTGGGTCGATTGCCGCGAACCGAATTGGTCATGCGTATTTGTTCTCAGGACCACGTGGGGTCGGGAAAACCAGTACTGCCCGTATTCTGGCGAAAGCGTTGAATTGTGTTACCGGTCCAACGGCGACTCCATGTAATCAATGTGATAATTGTACAAGCATTACCGAAGGAAGTAATCTAGATATCATTGAAATCGATGCGGCGTCGAACCGTGGAATCGATGATATTCGTCAATTGCGTGAATATGTTCGACTCGTTCCCACTGGCGGTAGTAGGTATAAGGTATATATTATCGACGAAGTGCATATGCTGACTCCGGAAGCGTTCAATGCACTGCTGAAAACGCTGGAAGAACCGCCAGCGCATGCGATATTCGTTCTCGCTACGACGGAAAAACAAAAAGTGCCGGCAACGATTATTTCCCGATGCCAGCAATGCGATTTCAAACGGATTTCAGTTGCGAATATCGTTAAACAACTCGACCGGATTGTTAGTTCTGAACCGAGTATCGAAATCTCAAATGATGAAAAACAGGCGATACTATATACCGTTGCGCGATCAGCTTCCGGCAGTATGCGCGATGCAGAAAGTCTGTTCGATCAGTTAATTTCGTTCACGGGCGGGAAACCGACGCTCGAACAAACCATCGCTCTGCTTGGCACCATTCCGTCTCAGATACTGTACGAACTGCTTGAACACGTTGCAGCGCAAGAAATCCCGGCAGCAATCATGAAACTCGATGCATTGATTGACCAAGGGATCGAATACGAAACCTTCCTTGATGATATGCTGCAGTATGTGAGAAGTTTAATGCTCCTGCAGGTGGTGGATGCGAACAGTCCGCAGCTAGATTTAACGGATGAAGAGAAACACCTGCGGATTGAACAGAGTAAAAAGTTTAAACTGTCGCAGCTGTTGCAAATGATGAAGTTAACCACCGCCGCAAAAGAACAGTTGCGGAAAACTATTCCCGGTCGTGTCGTTATCGAAATGCTCATTCTTGATTTCATCGAACTGAAACAGACTATCCCGTTACCGGAACTGGTTGACCGAGTTAAATCGTTGCAGAAACAAGGTGAACGCGGTAACCCGATACCGAGCTCTGGTAGCGGTGCAAATTCAGCGGATTTATTCAAGGGTCAACCCGAATCCGCAGAACCGAATCTGGAAAAAAAAACGGTTCCGACCTTCGAAGTAAGCGGTGAATCTACCCTATCGGCATTTATTTCACATTGGGACGATATCCGAAAAGTGATCAGTCAGACGAAACCAACATTGTCGGCGCATTTATCGGATGCGCAACCGCTCCGGATAGACGGTGATACTTTAGTTCTCGGATTCCAGAATGCGAATGGATTCCATAAACGTGCGGTTGAACAACCGGAAAGTCGGCAGTTGGTAGAATCGGTGATAACCCGAATGTGCGGGAAATCGTTTCGGATTAAAGGAGAGCTTATTGCGGCGGCACCGAAACCGGAGAAAACCGTGCCGATTCCAATCGTTCAGCCGAAAGCGCGACCGGAAGAAGCGGTGTTGCAGGAACCAACGATAAAGAAAATCATCAACCTGTTTGGGATTTCTGATGTGAAAGTAAAAAAGAAACTCGGAATTGAGGAGAAACCAGAAAATTATTAA
- a CDS encoding YbaB/EbfC family nucleoid-associated protein, producing MNIAKLMKQAEKMQAKMLEVQEELAKKTVEATSGGGMVKAVASGDGMIVSIKIDPQVVSANDIEMLEDLVVAAVNTALENVKSLVTEEMKKVTGGIGIPGFM from the coding sequence ATGAATATTGCCAAATTAATGAAACAAGCGGAAAAAATGCAGGCGAAAATGCTCGAAGTCCAAGAAGAGCTAGCGAAAAAAACAGTTGAAGCGACTTCCGGCGGCGGAATGGTGAAAGCGGTAGCGTCTGGCGATGGCATGATTGTAAGTATAAAAATTGACCCGCAGGTGGTATCCGCAAATGATATTGAGATGCTTGAAGATTTGGTGGTTGCTGCGGTGAATACTGCACTTGAGAATGTAAAATCTCTGGTAACTGAAGAAATGAAAAAAGTTACCGGCGGGATAGGTATCCCTGGTTTCATGTAA
- the recR gene encoding recombination mediator RecR encodes MQFYAPAIEKLVNELQKLPGIGQKTAQRLTYHLLKSSPEQVQSLSEAIAGIIGKIKHCTVCNNLTESERCSICADPNRDTSVICVVEQPFDILAFERTRAFNGVYHVLLGALSPIDGITPDDLTIASLLARVQRGGVKEVILGTNPDTEGEATAAYLVNVLRPFNITISRLGVGVPIGGDLEYADEVTLSRALEGRRRI; translated from the coding sequence ATGCAGTTTTACGCTCCTGCAATAGAAAAATTGGTTAATGAACTGCAGAAATTGCCGGGAATCGGGCAGAAGACCGCACAACGGCTAACGTACCATCTGCTAAAATCGTCTCCGGAACAGGTGCAATCGTTATCCGAGGCGATAGCTGGGATAATCGGGAAAATCAAACATTGCACGGTATGCAATAATCTGACGGAATCCGAGCGATGCAGTATTTGTGCTGACCCGAATCGAGATACCTCAGTGATTTGCGTCGTAGAACAGCCATTTGATATTCTTGCTTTTGAACGAACTCGAGCGTTTAATGGCGTATACCATGTTCTGCTCGGTGCGCTTTCACCGATAGATGGGATAACCCCGGATGATTTAACCATAGCCTCGTTACTTGCTCGGGTGCAGCGAGGTGGGGTTAAAGAGGTTATTCTCGGAACCAATCCGGATACTGAAGGAGAAGCGACAGCAGCGTATCTAGTTAATGTCTTACGCCCGTTTAATATCACTATATCTCGCCTCGGGGTTGGCGTACCGATTGGTGGCGATTTAGAATATGCAGATGAAGTAACGTTATCTCGCGCGCTGGAAGGAAGACGTCGCATATAA
- a CDS encoding gamma-glutamyl-gamma-aminobutyrate hydrolase family protein, producing the protein MKKPCIGITSSYDAGKRKDSLRKNRELYYLNRSYVLSIERAGGIPFILPPVETVADADIDTTLSQLDGLLLTGGYDIHPRVYGVNRVHPKTEPLDWLRLNYELALVKRALHRELPILAICLGIQMVNVAAGGTLYQDIPSELQNPLIHSQKENRDVLTHWVEIDRTSRLYHIVKTTRLQTNSFHHQALAQVAAGFRAVAWTKDGIIEAIESTDKIFRLGIQWHPEELIKYPKHLALFKELVKQASY; encoded by the coding sequence ATGAAAAAACCTTGCATTGGAATAACCAGTAGTTACGATGCCGGAAAACGAAAAGATAGTTTGCGAAAGAATCGGGAGTTATACTATCTCAATCGAAGTTATGTTCTTTCGATTGAGCGCGCTGGCGGGATTCCGTTCATTCTTCCGCCAGTAGAAACCGTTGCTGACGCTGATATCGATACAACCTTATCCCAACTCGATGGATTATTATTAACTGGCGGATATGATATTCATCCGCGAGTGTATGGCGTTAACCGTGTGCATCCGAAAACAGAACCGCTCGACTGGTTACGGTTGAACTATGAACTAGCGCTGGTTAAACGCGCGCTCCACCGAGAACTCCCGATTTTAGCAATCTGTTTAGGGATTCAGATGGTAAACGTTGCTGCGGGCGGAACGTTATATCAAGATATTCCGTCTGAACTCCAGAACCCGCTCATCCATTCGCAGAAAGAAAACCGTGACGTTTTAACCCATTGGGTAGAAATCGATAGAACGAGCCGGTTATATCACATTGTTAAAACGACGCGATTGCAAACGAACTCGTTCCATCATCAAGCGCTCGCGCAAGTTGCGGCCGGATTTCGGGCGGTAGCTTGGACGAAAGATGGAATTATTGAAGCGATTGAATCCACAGATAAAATATTTCGACTCGGAATCCAATGGCATCCGGAAGAGTTGATTAAATATCCTAAACATCTTGCGTTGTTTAAAGAACTTGTGAAACAAGCTAGTTATTAA
- a CDS encoding type II secretion system protein GspG, with translation MPNFLAAQTRSKVSKSKSEMRNLATALEAYYTDNNQYPCPQPPGYYNVPNSLSTPVSYVANIASFYDPFSARFPGTSMLHRYGYLSADWPQYYWNSSLSAENRERAGKWRLDGFGPTENRAGGWPNCPTYDPTNGTISNGQIYRSQKDPLGIQF, from the coding sequence ATTCCGAATTTTCTCGCAGCGCAGACCCGGTCGAAAGTATCAAAATCAAAATCGGAAATGCGGAATTTAGCTACTGCATTAGAAGCATACTATACGGATAACAATCAATATCCCTGTCCGCAACCGCCAGGATACTATAATGTTCCGAATAGTTTATCTACGCCGGTATCGTATGTCGCGAATATCGCTTCATTCTACGATCCATTTTCCGCACGGTTCCCCGGAACGTCTATGTTACATCGGTATGGATATTTATCTGCGGATTGGCCACAGTATTATTGGAACTCTTCCCTTAGCGCAGAGAATCGCGAACGCGCCGGTAAATGGCGGTTAGATGGGTTCGGTCCGACTGAGAATCGTGCTGGTGGTTGGCCAAACTGTCCGACGTATGACCCGACGAACGGAACGATTAGCAACGGACAGATATACCGTAGCCAGAAAGACCCGCTCGGTATCCAATTCTAA
- a CDS encoding type II secretion system protein GspG: MIPRKTNNGFTLIELLIVVAIIAILAAIAIPNFLAAQTRAKVSRTKADMRSIATALEAYYVDETSYPPNNGYGVTPIEVTTPVAYIRSRPPDPFAIMAVSVLPGYEEEAKLYTYHKIVSAAEAYSYWDTRDSVDDPTANQGAFKKYGKWNQMSLGPDLVYYKPPEYIGGYGAYDGLYSFDILYDPTNGVISFGNIIVTQINPSGLGTYKLP, from the coding sequence ATGATACCACGGAAAACCAACAATGGGTTTACGTTAATTGAATTATTGATAGTCGTCGCGATTATTGCGATACTTGCAGCGATAGCGATCCCGAATTTTCTTGCAGCGCAAACCCGGGCGAAAGTTTCCCGAACGAAAGCGGATATGCGGTCAATAGCGACTGCGTTAGAAGCATATTATGTTGACGAAACGTCGTATCCGCCGAATAACGGATACGGAGTTACCCCGATAGAAGTTACCACACCGGTTGCATATATCCGTTCACGACCACCAGATCCGTTTGCAATCATGGCCGTTTCGGTTCTTCCGGGATATGAGGAAGAAGCGAAACTATATACCTACCATAAAATTGTTTCTGCAGCGGAAGCGTATTCCTATTGGGATACGAGAGATTCGGTTGATGACCCGACCGCAAACCAAGGTGCATTTAAAAAATATGGAAAATGGAACCAGATGTCACTCGGGCCGGATTTAGTCTATTATAAACCGCCGGAATATATCGGCGGATACGGCGCTTACGACGGATTATATTCGTTCGATATCCTTTACGACCCGACGAATGGCGTGATTAGTTTCGGGAATATTATCGTTACGCAAATTAACCCGAGTGGATTAGGTACCTATAAACTCCCGTAA